Proteins encoded in a region of the Anopheles aquasalis chromosome 2, idAnoAquaMG_Q_19, whole genome shotgun sequence genome:
- the LOC126573051 gene encoding leucine-rich repeat-containing protein 4B: MNVIWRTVVFLAILWRFCCNRNPFAQCCPLECICLSQTQVMCNTGALREIPLKAIPVTVEQLSLTKNYFPIVKSDAFGGLRALRKLSLDGNNITTIKPFAFRGLPRLRDLSIQHTPLATVASFAFAGLQNVSQILLAHNKILRIEGYAFAGAVNIRLIHLADNPTVTIETNAFSSLSNVDRLILPSGIRAIEPDAFYGLETVGYLKLSFMDLASLAPYTFRGLTHVKLLSLQESDLGIIRSGAFDGLVHVELLNILNNKIDAIQELNITQANRIRVLRIQGNHLLETPDSGAIVLEGIETLHVNSNYFPCGCHIHTLLDSPLANGTYSSHGGTSGDFLSKNYCISPLEVNGLPMSAIDLYSIGRCLEQVTRENLEASNSARSSVWRGRTRSWQHWTSGDGTGGSSSTGGTGTGSSRSGNKAGSNSGHGHASHDGRPLLTAVSSAVRYLLSSPLPSVLLGMCFKYFSIKIS; encoded by the exons ATGAATGTCATCTGGCGCACGGTGGTCTTCCTCGCGATACTATGGCGATTCTGCTGCAATAGAAATCCGTTCGCCCAGTGCTGCCCACTGGAGTGCATCTGTTTATCGCAAACGCAG GTCATGTGCAACACTGGAGCGTTACGAGAGATACCACTGAAGGCCAtcccggtgacggtggagcaGCTGTCGCTGACGAAAAACTATTTCCCGATCGTCAAGAGTGACGCATTCGGGGGGTTACGTGCTCTCCGGAAGCTGTCACTCGATggcaacaacatcaccaccatcaaaccgTTCGCGTTCCGGGGGTTACCCCGGTTGCGTGATCTCTCGATTCAGCACACACCCCTGGCCACCGTCgcatcgttcgcgttcgctggGCTCCAGAATGTGTCGCAGATACTGTTGGCCCACAACAAGATTCTACGCATCGAAGGGTACGCGTTTGCCGGGGCGGTCAACATCCGGTTGATCCATCTGGCCGACAATCCTACCGTCACGATCGAGACGAATGCTTTCTCGAGCCTCAGCAACGTCGATCGGTTAATACTGCCGTCGGGTATACGGGCCATCGAACCGGATGCTTTCTATGGCCTCGAGACGGTCGGTTATCTGAAGCTTTCGTTCATGGATCTGGCCTCACTTGCACCGTACACATTCCGGGGGTTAACGCACGTGAAGCTGCTATCGCTGCAAGAGTCCGATCTGGGCatcatccggtccggtgcctTCGATGGGCTTGTCCACGTGGAGCTACTGAACATCCTGAACAACAAGATCGACGCCATCCAGGAGCTAAACATTACGCAAGCGAACCGAATCCGGGTGCTACGGATACAGGGGAACCATCTGCTCGAAACGCCCGACAGTGGGGCGATCGTGCTTGAGGGAATCGAGACGCTCCATGTAAATAGTAACTACTTCCCCTGTGGATGTCACATCCACACGTTGCTCGATAGTCCGCTGGCGAATGGGACGTACTCGTCGCACGGTGGCACCAGCGGTGACTTTCTCTCCAAGAATTACTGCATCTCACCGCTCGAGGTGAATGGGTTGCCGATGAGTGCGATCGATCTCTACTCGATCGGTCGCTGCCTGGAGCAGGTGACTCGGGAAAACCTGGAAGCTTCCAATTCGGCCCGATCGAGTGTCTGGCGAGGGAGAACCCGGTCCTGGCAGCACTGGACCTCCGGTGATGGGACCGGCGGTAGTAGCAGTACCGGTGGCACAGGGACCGGTAGTAGCCGTAGTGGCAACAAGGCTGGGAGCAACAGTGGCCACGGGCACGCTAGCCACGATGGTCGACCGCTGCTGACGGCCGTTTCTTCGGCCGTACGATACCTTCTATCATCACCACTGCCGTCGGTGCTGCTAGGGATGTGTTTCAAATACTTTAGTATCAAAATTAGTTGA